The Vallitalea longa genome includes a window with the following:
- a CDS encoding AraC family transcriptional regulator encodes MEWIERLNNAINYIEEHINEDIDYDEVAKIACCSTYHFQRMFSYMANSSLSEYIRRRRMSLAAVDLQGSDDKIVDIALKYGYSSPTAFNRAFKSVHEIAPSLVKKGGISIKSYPPISFKITIKGVEELNYRIEEKEAFRIIGISQPLQREIEKNFITVPQMWQTAAMDGTIPKLVGMMNEQPMGLLGVSACNDNEEWKYFIAVSSSNPIDEALEEYYIPASMWAIFTGNGTNRSIQQLEQRIVTEWLPTSGYEYANAPDIEVYLDADPENAKYEVWIPVVKK; translated from the coding sequence ATGGAATGGATAGAACGTCTGAACAATGCAATCAATTATATTGAGGAACATATCAATGAAGACATAGATTACGATGAAGTAGCCAAGATAGCATGTTGTTCTACATATCATTTTCAAAGGATGTTTTCTTATATGGCTAATAGCTCACTGTCTGAATATATAAGGCGTAGGCGTATGTCTTTAGCTGCTGTTGATTTACAAGGTAGCGATGATAAGATTGTGGATATTGCATTGAAATATGGCTATTCTTCCCCTACTGCATTTAATAGGGCATTTAAAAGTGTACATGAAATCGCTCCATCATTAGTTAAGAAGGGTGGTATCTCCATAAAATCTTATCCACCTATCAGTTTTAAAATAACCATTAAAGGAGTTGAAGAGTTGAATTATAGAATTGAAGAAAAAGAAGCTTTTCGTATTATTGGTATATCTCAGCCTCTACAAAGAGAAATTGAAAAAAATTTTATTACAGTACCACAGATGTGGCAAACAGCAGCTATGGATGGTACTATACCTAAATTAGTAGGTATGATGAACGAACAGCCTATGGGATTATTGGGGGTAAGTGCTTGCAATGATAATGAAGAATGGAAATATTTTATAGCCGTTTCAAGTTCTAATCCAATTGATGAAGCTTTGGAAGAATATTATATACCAGCGTCTATGTGGGCAATTTTTACAGGTAATGGTACTAATAGATCTATTCAACAATTAGAACAACGTATTGTAACAGAATGGCTACCTACATCAGGTTATGAATACGCTAATGCTCCAGATATTGAAGTATATTTGGATGCTGATCCTGAAAATGCAAAATATGAAGTGTGGATACCAGTTGTTAAGAAGTGA
- a CDS encoding MGH1-like glycoside hydrolase domain-containing protein yields MKNINKYDKLKKEFIKGWNTWNVRSMLSHVLMPYGIAVNIGLKEYREGGYLDEALTSRLSDREYVQRVDNSVEDLLPGAHSYDGRYTFITVKWKGIEIDVESACIDHEIYLRINTKANQKKQAAVVAEACLLWGKDGSINKSGNCIDIVCDQKKVSLKMLGTLADDKNIPSKSAYIAAVLFDYVYFYTGEDKNREEIDRIIQSNRQEYFDKLDKYGDLAKYYQTIQEVLAWNMIYEPQKDRVLTVTGRTWAVEWGGGVQHCWDMYFNGMMYSMEQKELAYMSIVEITREKTEEGFIPNCVAVNGFKTLDRSQPPVGSIALKEIYKKYNEDWIVELIFDDLLGWNTWYYENRQVKEGILGWGSKPYESRIDNYWESVGAGEFFGAALESGLDNSPMYDHIPMNKETNTLFLGDVGLTSLFIADAKALKELASVINRNDVIDILDSRIGKCSKGLSELWSAEHGIYLNYRTDKRCFDKQLSPTNFYSLLTDAIPRENAKEMIYKHLLNEDEFWGEWVLPSIAKDNPAFADQDYWRGRIWPPMNLLVYLGLKESEFDDIASQLADKSGNLIMKEWLVNKHIHENYCPISGEGCNKKNSEKFYCWGALLSYIVLLDRLD; encoded by the coding sequence ATGAAAAATATAAATAAGTATGATAAGTTGAAAAAAGAATTTATTAAAGGCTGGAACACATGGAATGTGAGAAGTATGTTGTCTCATGTTCTCATGCCTTATGGAATCGCTGTAAATATTGGTTTGAAAGAGTATAGAGAAGGCGGATATCTAGACGAGGCTTTGACCAGCAGGTTAAGTGATAGAGAATATGTCCAGAGAGTAGATAATAGTGTAGAAGATCTATTGCCTGGTGCTCATAGTTATGATGGAAGATATACCTTCATCACTGTTAAATGGAAAGGCATCGAAATTGATGTTGAAAGTGCATGTATAGATCATGAAATATATCTGAGGATAAATACGAAAGCAAATCAGAAAAAACAAGCTGCTGTTGTAGCAGAAGCATGTTTGCTATGGGGAAAAGATGGCAGTATCAATAAATCAGGTAATTGTATAGATATAGTTTGTGATCAGAAGAAAGTTTCCTTGAAAATGCTTGGAACATTAGCAGACGATAAAAATATTCCTTCGAAATCTGCATACATAGCAGCAGTACTTTTTGATTACGTGTATTTTTATACAGGTGAGGATAAAAATAGAGAAGAGATAGATAGAATTATTCAATCCAATAGACAAGAGTACTTTGATAAACTTGATAAGTATGGGGATTTAGCAAAATACTATCAGACAATTCAAGAAGTGCTTGCATGGAATATGATATATGAGCCTCAGAAAGATAGAGTACTAACTGTTACTGGACGGACTTGGGCTGTAGAATGGGGCGGTGGAGTACAGCATTGTTGGGACATGTATTTCAATGGTATGATGTATTCAATGGAGCAAAAAGAACTTGCATACATGAGTATCGTAGAGATAACAAGAGAGAAAACAGAAGAAGGATTCATTCCTAATTGTGTTGCCGTCAATGGATTTAAGACACTTGATAGATCACAGCCACCTGTAGGTTCAATAGCTTTGAAGGAAATATATAAAAAATATAATGAGGATTGGATAGTTGAACTGATTTTTGATGATCTGTTAGGATGGAACACTTGGTATTATGAAAATAGACAAGTGAAAGAAGGTATATTAGGATGGGGGAGCAAACCATATGAGTCTAGAATAGATAATTACTGGGAATCAGTTGGTGCTGGAGAGTTTTTTGGAGCGGCTCTTGAATCAGGACTGGATAATTCACCTATGTATGATCATATACCTATGAATAAAGAAACAAATACCCTTTTCTTAGGAGATGTGGGTCTCACAAGTCTGTTTATAGCAGATGCGAAAGCACTAAAAGAGCTGGCATCAGTGATAAATAGAAATGATGTCATTGATATATTAGATAGCAGGATAGGAAAATGTTCTAAGGGGCTTTCAGAACTTTGGAGTGCGGAACATGGTATATATCTAAACTATAGAACAGACAAAAGATGTTTTGATAAACAGCTTTCACCAACTAATTTCTATTCGTTACTTACAGATGCTATTCCAAGAGAAAATGCAAAGGAAATGATTTATAAACATCTATTGAATGAAGATGAATTTTGGGGTGAATGGGTTCTTCCTTCCATAGCAAAAGATAATCCTGCTTTTGCTGATCAAGATTATTGGCGTGGGAGAATATGGCCACCAATGAATTTACTTGTATATTTAGGATTGAAAGAAAGTGAATTCGATGATATTGCTTCACAATTGGCAGACAAATCAGGGAATCTAATAATGAAGGAATGGTTAGTGAACAAGCATATTCATGAAAATTATTGTCCTATATCTGGAGAAGGATGTAATAAGAAGAACAGTGAAAAATTCTATTGTTGGGGCGCTCTTCTATCATATATTGTATTGCTAGATAGATTGGACTAA
- a CDS encoding carbohydrate ABC transporter permease yields MKTHRLISKTINILILSVLAIIFLIPFYIVFTGSFKGYQEIFSNVFNLPKSLHYQNYMNAWNKLNLLPAMFNSLVVSVGSIIGLVFISSMAAYRIQRVQNRFHKTLYFIFVASMTIPFPAVMLPLLKQMSVMHLNNTKLGLIICYFGFGVAFATFLYHGFLKSIPRSIEEAATIDGCSTFGVYSKIIFPLLKPTTVTLIVLDVLWFWNDYVLPSIMLSGQENRTVPLAISYLFDQFSSQWDMAMAAIMLSLLPVLVVFIFLQKYIVSGIAAGSVKG; encoded by the coding sequence ATGAAAACTCATAGACTTATATCAAAAACAATTAACATTTTAATATTATCTGTTCTTGCGATTATTTTCTTAATACCGTTTTACATAGTTTTTACAGGTTCATTCAAAGGTTATCAAGAAATATTTAGTAATGTTTTTAATCTACCAAAATCTTTACATTATCAAAATTATATGAATGCATGGAATAAGTTAAATCTATTACCTGCGATGTTTAACTCTTTAGTTGTTTCTGTGGGTAGCATAATTGGGTTAGTTTTTATAAGTTCAATGGCTGCATATCGTATACAGAGGGTACAAAATAGATTTCATAAAACATTATATTTCATTTTTGTAGCCTCAATGACGATTCCTTTTCCTGCGGTTATGTTGCCATTACTGAAACAGATGAGTGTTATGCACCTTAACAATACTAAGTTAGGGTTGATTATCTGCTACTTCGGATTTGGTGTTGCTTTTGCTACATTTTTATATCATGGATTCCTCAAAAGTATTCCCAGAAGTATAGAAGAGGCGGCAACAATAGATGGTTGTTCTACTTTTGGGGTATATTCCAAGATTATATTTCCGCTTTTAAAACCAACAACAGTTACACTTATTGTACTAGATGTGCTTTGGTTTTGGAATGATTATGTTTTACCTTCTATAATGCTTTCAGGGCAAGAAAATAGGACTGTACCTCTTGCTATTAGCTATTTGTTCGATCAGTTCAGTTCCCAATGGGATATGGCAATGGCGGCTATAATGCTTTCATTGTTACCAGTGTTAGTAGTTTTTATATTTCTACAAAAATATATTGTATCAGGAATAGCAGCTGGTTCGGTAAAAGGCTAG
- a CDS encoding AraC family transcriptional regulator, translating to MKYIHDKIFMGKNLDFNIFDGLGYTTEENGLMHNHDCLELNYVVHGGGIYHIGNKTYEIETGDLFIINNCEYHAAIDPYNALVLKVIVFNPEIVWSYNNVLDQQYLKTFFECKDSFKHHIKHNEPMVDTIKSLFYQIQEEWENQKVGYRLVIKALLLEILAILYRAYESIDSSSQQVIKFQNNFNKIAKVINYIDNNFQNKLSLDELAKLAHMNPNYFSTYFKKVMNVSVVSYIKKKRLENACLLLRTTKTCISDIATSVGFSNISYFNKAFRQNIHFSPSEYREEIVKTK from the coding sequence ATGAAGTACATTCATGATAAAATTTTCATGGGAAAGAACTTGGATTTTAACATATTTGACGGTTTAGGTTACACAACAGAAGAAAACGGATTAATGCACAATCATGATTGTCTAGAGTTAAATTACGTTGTTCACGGTGGAGGAATATATCATATTGGAAATAAAACTTATGAAATTGAAACTGGCGATTTATTTATAATAAACAATTGTGAGTATCATGCAGCAATAGATCCATATAACGCTCTAGTATTGAAAGTAATTGTATTTAATCCTGAAATAGTTTGGTCATACAATAATGTTCTTGATCAACAGTACCTAAAAACTTTTTTTGAATGCAAGGATAGTTTTAAACATCATATCAAACATAATGAACCAATGGTAGATACAATTAAAAGTCTATTCTATCAAATTCAGGAGGAATGGGAGAATCAAAAAGTAGGCTATAGATTAGTTATCAAAGCACTACTTTTGGAAATTCTTGCCATCTTATACCGAGCTTATGAATCTATAGATTCTTCTTCACAGCAAGTGATCAAATTCCAAAACAATTTTAATAAGATTGCAAAGGTTATCAATTATATTGATAATAATTTTCAGAATAAACTATCTCTTGATGAATTGGCTAAACTAGCTCACATGAATCCTAACTATTTTTCTACCTACTTCAAAAAAGTCATGAATGTTTCTGTTGTTTCTTATATTAAGAAAAAACGTTTAGAAAATGCCTGTCTTCTATTACGTACTACTAAAACCTGTATCTCCGATATTGCTACATCAGTTGGTTTTTCTAACATTTCTTATTTTAATAAAGCTTTTAGACAAAATATTCATTTTTCACCTTCTGAATACAGAGAAGAGATAGTAAAAACCAAGTAA
- a CDS encoding WD40/YVTN/BNR-like repeat-containing protein, whose protein sequence is MYKKILIIIFIFLLTACNSKTHDEIQKDILEVKESINNETTNSDEEQNKKETEKTKDVDTLQMKEVIDKTDDKYFESNNIKYKEQIINYDLLSLATNDELAIAVGEQGIIKYSYDGEKWDTTTTKNNDTLRNVFFFKNKIFITTINKILYTNLDDITSWETVDWNDSINKICYNENMIYVMTDESIIYRSIDGLNWEQLVDLKGFSDVSNFEIDEIFFKDNMLYAFGKSDLDEDSQHSIDTVKIFDESSLVETQKIPNLYIVKLIDNKFIGCSVTPLEEYYMYKSTDGLLWNKDIEINDLYFGYEGNFFKDIIKINDSYIVSSIVNDEYGDYQIIKEKKHGSNIFNDLNYASIDSKYYYINSIGKLGNKIIMVGSNGLICEGSTLEDINLVEKKGESFEVTVFNDNVIGLGYSSNTNNSWARINDDAYHNITSRVYSKNDTSCLVNAYYFSKEDKWYKTEDGVTWEIIKELPEHIIRDSWFNGKDYIFYSDTASDNYISNDLINFEEVAIDDNKLKAMVFNGEMYLGHYDGNIYISDDYKRWQQVIEEHDSLLDDIGNSILCEHPINNTIWTGSQFLIIGEKGVLMSKDGFNWELHKWISTLESCIYLNGDEYTYLIDDNFIVVYDKISGLWTQYKNDFLEPMISAYIQKKEKVLLSKDKCIKF, encoded by the coding sequence ATGTATAAAAAAATATTAATTATCATTTTCATATTTTTGTTAACAGCATGTAATAGTAAAACACATGATGAAATTCAAAAAGATATTTTGGAAGTAAAAGAATCAATAAATAATGAAACTACTAATAGTGACGAAGAACAAAATAAAAAAGAAACTGAGAAAACAAAAGATGTAGATACTCTACAAATGAAAGAAGTTATTGATAAGACTGATGACAAATATTTTGAATCTAATAATATAAAATATAAAGAACAGATTATTAACTATGATTTACTTTCATTAGCAACTAATGATGAGTTAGCAATAGCAGTTGGAGAACAAGGTATAATAAAATATAGTTATGATGGTGAAAAATGGGATACCACAACTACTAAAAATAATGATACACTTAGAAATGTATTTTTTTTTAAAAACAAAATATTTATTACAACTATTAATAAAATTCTATATACTAATCTAGATGATATCACATCTTGGGAAACTGTTGACTGGAATGATAGCATCAATAAGATTTGTTATAATGAAAATATGATATATGTAATGACAGATGAATCCATAATTTATAGATCTATTGATGGGTTGAATTGGGAACAACTTGTAGATCTTAAAGGATTTTCAGATGTATCTAATTTTGAAATAGATGAGATTTTTTTTAAGGACAATATGCTTTATGCATTTGGAAAATCTGATTTGGATGAGGATAGTCAACATAGTATAGATACTGTTAAAATATTTGATGAAAGTAGTTTAGTAGAAACACAGAAAATACCTAACTTATATATAGTAAAACTTATAGATAATAAATTTATAGGTTGCAGTGTAACTCCGTTAGAAGAGTATTATATGTACAAATCAACAGATGGTCTATTATGGAATAAAGATATCGAAATAAATGATTTGTATTTTGGGTATGAAGGTAACTTTTTTAAAGATATTATAAAAATAAATGATAGTTATATAGTATCTTCAATAGTGAATGATGAATACGGTGATTATCAAATAATAAAAGAGAAAAAACACGGAAGCAATATATTTAATGATTTGAATTATGCTAGTATAGATAGTAAATATTATTATATAAATAGCATTGGTAAACTAGGTAATAAAATTATAATGGTAGGATCAAATGGATTGATTTGCGAGGGAAGTACTCTTGAAGATATAAATTTGGTAGAGAAAAAAGGTGAATCTTTTGAGGTAACCGTTTTTAATGATAATGTTATAGGATTAGGATATTCATCAAATACCAATAATAGTTGGGCGCGTATAAATGATGATGCTTATCATAATATTACTTCAAGAGTATATTCTAAAAATGATACCAGCTGTTTAGTGAATGCGTATTATTTTTCTAAAGAAGATAAATGGTATAAGACAGAAGATGGTGTGACATGGGAGATAATTAAAGAATTACCAGAACATATCATTAGGGATAGTTGGTTTAATGGTAAAGATTATATATTCTACTCTGATACAGCAAGCGATAACTATATTTCAAATGATCTGATTAATTTTGAAGAAGTAGCAATAGATGATAACAAACTAAAAGCAATGGTTTTCAATGGAGAAATGTATTTAGGTCATTATGATGGCAATATATATATTTCTGATGACTATAAAAGATGGCAACAAGTGATAGAAGAACATGATAGTCTTCTAGATGATATCGGAAATTCTATATTATGCGAACATCCAATAAACAATACCATATGGACTGGAAGTCAATTTTTGATTATAGGAGAAAAAGGAGTTTTAATGTCTAAAGACGGTTTTAATTGGGAATTACACAAATGGATTAGTACCTTGGAAAGTTGTATTTATTTAAATGGTGATGAGTATACATATTTGATAGATGATAATTTTATAGTTGTATATGATAAAATATCAGGATTATGGACGCAATATAAAAATGATTTCTTAGAGCCTATGATTTCAGCATACATTCAGAAGAAGGAGAAAGTACTTTTGTCTAAAGATAAATGTATTAAATTCTAA
- a CDS encoding RCC1 domain-containing protein, which yields MKINKILLCILTISIILSGCTQKQDIVPEASNATAATDNGVIDEKQSNKVISILAGEDYSVALLEDGSIFFWGNNKLGIKNPGIEDDIKTPTLIKKIPNVVKVTGGWSHLLAIDANGDVWGVGSNGSGQLGDGTFESKDTIFKLDKVNSIIDIDSQGDTVIALKDNGEVWTWGDNMYGQLGTSRENIEMPEGVTGLNDFKQVVTGGLYSLALKNDGNVYAWGYFRELNLCTDNFAAEPSKVIGISEIKSISGSPSSMLALKEDGTVWYWGDVDEVQQVEGLNNIVSIAKGDFHNLAIDNQGKVWTWGDNEYGELGYGFAENDYFTPRQIEGLENIIAVSGGDGHSIALDSNGDVWTWGKNDKGQLGDNTNIDKYEPTKIEIKDNLN from the coding sequence ATGAAAATTAATAAAATATTACTTTGTATATTGACTATATCAATAATATTAAGTGGATGTACACAAAAACAAGATATTGTTCCAGAAGCAAGTAATGCTACTGCGGCTACTGATAATGGTGTAATAGATGAGAAACAATCAAATAAAGTAATCTCAATATTAGCTGGGGAAGATTATTCGGTTGCTTTATTAGAGGATGGTTCAATATTTTTTTGGGGTAATAATAAACTCGGTATAAAGAATCCAGGTATAGAAGATGATATTAAAACACCTACACTAATAAAGAAAATACCCAATGTAGTAAAAGTAACAGGAGGTTGGTCACATTTATTGGCTATAGATGCTAATGGTGACGTGTGGGGAGTAGGGTCTAATGGCAGTGGACAATTGGGAGATGGAACTTTTGAAAGTAAAGACACAATATTTAAATTAGATAAAGTAAACAGTATTATTGATATCGATTCACAAGGGGATACGGTTATAGCTCTTAAGGATAATGGAGAAGTATGGACTTGGGGTGATAATATGTATGGTCAATTAGGAACAAGTAGAGAGAATATAGAAATGCCAGAAGGGGTTACTGGATTAAATGATTTCAAACAGGTAGTAACTGGAGGACTATATTCTTTAGCCTTAAAAAATGATGGAAATGTTTATGCTTGGGGATATTTTAGAGAACTTAACTTATGTACAGATAATTTTGCAGCAGAACCTTCAAAGGTAATAGGTATATCTGAAATCAAATCCATATCAGGTTCACCATCAAGTATGTTAGCGTTAAAAGAGGATGGCACAGTTTGGTATTGGGGAGATGTAGATGAAGTACAACAAGTTGAAGGGCTAAATAATATTGTATCAATAGCAAAAGGAGATTTTCATAATCTAGCTATTGATAATCAAGGAAAGGTTTGGACATGGGGAGATAATGAATATGGAGAGTTAGGATATGGATTTGCTGAAAATGATTATTTTACACCTCGTCAGATAGAAGGATTAGAAAATATCATTGCTGTTTCGGGAGGAGATGGACATTCCATAGCACTTGATAGCAATGGTGATGTATGGACATGGGGAAAAAATGATAAAGGTCAACTTGGGGATAATACTAATATTGATAAATATGAACCTACTAAAATTGAAATAAAAGATAACTTGAATTAA
- a CDS encoding L-rhamnose mutarotase, whose translation MRELKIGTLKKECISEYINAHENIWKELLDDYKRYGMKQISSFLLRNKVYIYLEYDEIWLEHANNLDSDKRWQEYMKTLSIAEEQKCEPVEVYHYPIGE comes from the coding sequence ATGAGAGAATTAAAAATTGGTACACTTAAAAAGGAATGTATTAGTGAATATATTAATGCACATGAAAATATTTGGAAAGAACTTTTAGATGATTATAAAAGATATGGAATGAAACAAATTTCTAGTTTTTTGCTTAGAAATAAAGTATATATATACTTAGAGTATGATGAAATTTGGTTAGAACATGCCAATAATCTTGATTCAGATAAAAGATGGCAAGAATACATGAAAACATTATCAATAGCAGAAGAACAAAAATGTGAGCCTGTAGAGGTATATCATTATCCGATTGGGGAGTAG
- a CDS encoding ABC transporter substrate-binding protein has product MKKIKKLIVMVLCLCTVISMCACSGEKNSTNENGSSQDDKSKSTSDEVKTIKIFQFKVDTINQMQDLADRFCEQYDGNVKIEVETVGGSGDYVTTLKTKFASEEVPDMFCATKYCDLEIFEEYIIDLASEPWIENCIDGTLTDITKDGKIYGQPMVIEPYGFIYNKDLFEQAGIQSSPTTYSELEETCKKLMDAGIMPFVNGYKEGWVLGQHFLNGALLSKVDMDGIEFANRVGISETFADQKASKEMAKLLKLTVDYGLPNSIAEDYNTSIADFAAGRAAIISQGVWIQPSLDQLNPDMNLGMFGYLTNNKDDVDVLPTGVSGYWVVNKDSKYIKEIKDFLTYMATNEEAVKSLVENFKFMPPFKGVEYDVAELGNISVAADEYIKAGKTTQYYWTRLPEGFIAEYTPSLQAFCADQITEDELINKLDESTKSIRK; this is encoded by the coding sequence ATGAAAAAGATCAAAAAACTAATCGTTATGGTACTTTGTTTATGTACAGTAATAAGTATGTGTGCGTGTTCAGGTGAGAAAAATTCTACCAATGAAAATGGGTCATCTCAAGATGATAAAAGTAAATCTACATCTGATGAAGTGAAAACTATCAAGATTTTTCAATTCAAAGTTGATACTATAAATCAAATGCAAGATTTAGCTGACAGATTCTGCGAACAGTACGATGGAAATGTCAAAATAGAAGTAGAGACTGTAGGTGGTAGTGGTGATTATGTTACAACTCTTAAGACTAAGTTCGCTTCTGAAGAGGTTCCAGATATGTTCTGTGCGACTAAATATTGTGATTTAGAAATATTTGAGGAATATATTATAGATCTAGCTTCAGAACCATGGATTGAAAATTGTATTGATGGTACTTTAACTGATATAACTAAAGATGGGAAGATCTATGGTCAACCTATGGTTATAGAACCATATGGATTCATCTACAATAAAGATCTATTCGAACAAGCAGGAATTCAATCTTCTCCTACAACATATTCTGAATTAGAAGAAACATGCAAAAAATTAATGGATGCTGGTATCATGCCTTTTGTAAATGGTTATAAAGAAGGTTGGGTTTTAGGTCAACATTTTCTTAATGGAGCATTGTTAAGTAAAGTGGATATGGACGGTATAGAATTTGCTAATAGAGTAGGTATTTCTGAAACATTTGCAGACCAAAAGGCATCTAAAGAGATGGCAAAATTATTAAAATTAACAGTTGATTATGGTCTTCCTAATTCAATAGCAGAAGATTATAATACTAGTATTGCTGATTTTGCAGCTGGTAGGGCAGCAATAATATCACAGGGTGTATGGATACAGCCTAGTCTGGACCAATTGAATCCTGACATGAATCTTGGTATGTTCGGTTATCTGACAAATAATAAAGATGATGTAGATGTACTTCCTACAGGAGTATCAGGTTATTGGGTAGTCAATAAAGATTCTAAATATATAAAAGAAATAAAAGATTTCTTAACTTATATGGCGACTAATGAAGAAGCTGTAAAATCATTAGTTGAAAATTTTAAATTCATGCCACCATTCAAAGGTGTTGAATATGATGTTGCAGAGTTAGGTAATATTTCAGTAGCTGCTGATGAATATATCAAGGCAGGAAAGACAACACAATATTACTGGACACGTTTACCAGAAGGTTTTATTGCGGAATATACTCCTTCTCTACAAGCATTCTGTGCAGATCAAATAACAGAAGATGAGTTAATCAATAAACTTGATGAATCTACCAAGTCTATTAGAAAATAA
- a CDS encoding carbohydrate ABC transporter permease, with translation MKGNRLTKKQKYLLDELIFLGPAIIVFAIVIVIPFIMSFAYSFTEWNGISSKINFIGFKNYADLFKNVQFKNSLWFTVKYVIASVICCNALAFALALVLSKSSKTSTTYRSIFFVPYAMSGFILGFVWQFIFTKGFPIIGKATGIDIFNLPWLGTAGTGFAAMLIFAIWKYSGYLMIIYIAGFNGIPKDILEAADMDGATWWHKIRYVKLPLIMPSITVAVFLAINWSFNVFDVNKSLTGGGPFNSTLSVSLNIYTEAFTKNNYGFGTTMAIVFFVIIALVSIIQTKLTSKKEVEL, from the coding sequence ATGAAAGGAAATCGATTAACTAAGAAACAAAAATATCTTTTGGATGAATTGATTTTTCTAGGTCCTGCAATTATTGTTTTCGCTATTGTCATTGTAATTCCGTTTATCATGAGTTTTGCTTATTCATTCACTGAATGGAATGGTATATCATCAAAAATCAATTTTATTGGATTCAAGAATTATGCTGATCTATTCAAGAATGTACAATTCAAAAATTCATTATGGTTTACTGTCAAATATGTAATTGCTTCTGTTATTTGTTGTAATGCTTTGGCATTTGCTCTGGCTTTAGTACTTTCTAAGTCATCAAAAACATCTACAACCTATCGTTCTATATTCTTTGTACCATATGCCATGAGTGGTTTCATTCTAGGATTCGTTTGGCAGTTCATTTTTACTAAAGGTTTTCCTATTATAGGGAAGGCAACAGGTATAGACATATTTAATCTTCCTTGGCTTGGTACTGCAGGCACAGGTTTCGCTGCTATGTTGATATTTGCCATTTGGAAATATTCTGGATATTTGATGATAATTTATATAGCAGGGTTTAATGGAATACCTAAGGATATTTTAGAGGCAGCTGATATGGATGGAGCGACATGGTGGCATAAGATACGATATGTCAAATTACCTTTAATAATGCCGTCTATAACTGTTGCAGTCTTTCTTGCTATAAATTGGTCCTTTAACGTGTTTGATGTAAATAAATCCCTTACTGGAGGCGGACCTTTTAATTCAACGCTTTCTGTCTCGCTTAATATTTATACTGAAGCTTTTACTAAAAATAACTATGGTTTTGGTACAACAATGGCTATTGTATTTTTTGTTATCATTGCATTAGTTTCCATTATCCAGACAAAACTAACATCAAAAAAAGAGGTTGAATTATAA